In Dermacentor albipictus isolate Rhodes 1998 colony chromosome 6, USDA_Dalb.pri_finalv2, whole genome shotgun sequence, the following proteins share a genomic window:
- the LOC139046886 gene encoding uncharacterized protein, translating to MPNVRRGVLRCLRDAEIAGVNWRPTLFAEEFLHPHACCLCQVIPRNTILLPCTHALCETCERGSLRKNGSGGACPLCGEPFEQDERQIIKLSPKKASNLKVHCWNHAQGCRYVGVLSAVLVHYEQQCTYHSTPCLGCGESVLHRDLPRHYKSGCRRHKLPGKWRQAGQGDAGAAGDGSAAVPAESKPVVDDAQLSALQSQMNELTRQMRELSQALQKASGTLMDTELGLDSELSEALEKLSVASGESVDFEKRARLSSQSSVASADLASGGTGGNKRAAPGAQVARAAPVDQASREASSKADAKAKAEVKAEANAEVKAEAKMVKKVAMPWALEERHILRKLEIVANHSLHYLESLHQGAARPGAAMTSYELVPLGSNDTIDATLCAIPRCGRMPRHAVYRFSTKGIEELLKPGVFDLKLSGAATRWHRRVLFFTVILASRASKRSLEVFVKWGRTLDADRQPPQILKVAVVHRNFTMNRALEREDTLPQDAVFLPGFHLRFKTSYADLKDDNSFIQDGELKIELVIGD from the exons ATGCCGAATGTGCGACGAGGAGTTCTGCGTTGTCTGCGGGACGCCGAGATCGCCGGTGTCAACTGGCGCCCGACGCTGTTCGCCGAGGAGTTCCTGCACCCGCACGCCTGCTGCCTGTGCCAAGTGATCCCCAGGAACACCATCTTGCTGCCGTGTACTCATGCCCTGTGTGAGACATGCGAGCGAGGCAGCCTGCGAAAGAACGGCTCCGGAGGCGCTTGCCCGCTGTGCGGGGAGCCGTTTGAACAGGACGAGCGCCAGATCATCAAGCTTTCCCCGAAGAAGGCGAGCAACCTCAAG GTGCACTGCTGGAACCATGCCCAAGGCTGCCGCTACGTCGGCGTTCTGTCGGCCGTGCTCGTGCACTACGAGCAACAGTGCACCTACCACTCGACGCCATGCCTGGGATGCGGCGAGAGCGTCCTGCACCGAGACCTGCCGAGGCACTACAAGTCCGGCTGCCGTCGCCACAAGCTGCCCGGCAAGTGGAGGCAGGCGGGACAGGGCGACGCAGGCGCCGCGGGCGACGGGAGTGCAGCTGTCCCCGCAGAGTCTAAACCCGTCGTAGACGACGCCCAGCTGTCGGCCCTGCAGAGCCAGATGAACGAGCTGACGCGCCAGATGAGAGAGCTCAGCCAGGCGCTGCAGAAGGCGTCCGGAACCCTGATGGACACCGAGCTTGGGCTGGACAGCGAGCTGTCCGAAGCTTTGGAGAAGCTCTCCGTGGCGTCCGGCGAATCGGTCGACTTCGAAAAGCGCGCACGCCTGTCGTCTCAGTCCTCAGTGGCTTCGGCAGATCTCGCCAGTGGTGGCACTGGTGGCAATAAGCGAGCCGCACCCGGCGCGCAGGTGGCGCGGGCTGCTCCCGTGGACCAGGCGAGTCGGGAAGCCAGTTCCAAAGCCGACGCCAAAGCCAAAGCAGAAGTCAAAGCTGAGGCCAACGCGGAAGTCAAAGCCGAGGCCAAGATGGTGAAGAAGGTCGCGATGCCGTGGGCCTTGGAGGAGAGGCACATCCTTCGCAAGCTGGAGATCGTGGCCAACCACTCGCTCCACTACCTGGAAAGCCTGCACCAGGGAGCCGCTCGTCCGGGAGCTGCGATGACGAGCTACGAGCTCGTTCCCCTGGGGTCGAACGACACGATCGACGCGACGCTGTGCGCGATACCGCGCTGCGGCCGGATGCCCCGGCACGCGGTCTACCGCTTTAGCACCAAGGGCATCGAGGAGCTGCTGAAGCCTGGCGTGTTCGACCTGAAGCTCTCCGGCGCTGCAACGCGTTGGCACCGGCGAGTGCTCTTCTTCACCGTCATCCTCGCCTCGCGCGCGTCGAAACGCAGCTTGGAAGTGTTCGTCAAGTGGGGTCGCACCCTCGACGCCGACCGTCAGCCGCCCCAAATTTTGAAGGTGGCGGTTGTCCACCGCAATTTCACCATGAACCGCGCCTTGGAGAGGGAGGACACACTGCCCCAGGATGCCGTTTTTCTTCCGGGATTCCATCTGAGATTCAAAACGAGCTACGCGGATCTGAAGGATGACAACAGCTTCATACAAGACGGAGAGCTGAAGATCGAATTGGTCATTGGGGACTAG